The [Clostridium] celerecrescens 18A genomic sequence CCGGGAAGAGGTCTTAAAAGCGGTGGATGCACAGCTTTCATAGGAAGCTTAAAAGGAAGGCCGGGCGATAAATAAAATGCCGGAAGCCGTAGGGATATGCGGCTTTCGGCATTTCCACGGTAGATGGAATGGAGGAAGCAATGATAAATATGACAATAAAAGAAATACTTTCAGCCACAGGAGGAAAGCTTCTTTGCGGAAACGAGAATACAGTTTTAGAACACATCAGTATTGACTCAAGATCGATGAGGGGAAATGATCTGTTTGTCCCTATCATTGGAGAAAAACAAGATGCTCACCGCTTTATCGGGCAGGCCTTTGACAATGGAGCAACAGCGACGCTTACCAGCGAGCATGACGCCATGGACTTAGCGAAACCCTGGATCCGGGTTGAGGATACAAAAAAGGCTCTTCAGGCCATTGGGAGCTATTACAGGGACCGTTTAACACTTCCTCTTGTTGGAATTACGGGAAGCGTAGGAAAGACCACTACAAGAGAAATGGTCGCTTGCGCCCTGTCTGCCCGTTATTCCGTCTATAAAACTCCTGGAAACCATAACAGTCAGGTGGGGGTGCCCATCACCTTATCGGAGATTTCGGCCGGGGATGAAATCGGAGTCATTGAACTGGGAATGAGTGAGCCGGGAGAGCTGACCGTCATTGCCAGGATTGCAAAGATCCAGATGGCTGTGATTACCAACATTGGCGTAACCCATATCGAGCAGTTGGGGTCCCAGGAAAATATTTACAGGGAAAAGATGACCATCCAGGATGGCCTTATGGATGGCGGAATCCTGTTTTTAAATGGGGATGACCCGCTTTTAAAAACAACAAAGGCAAAAGAAGGCTGTAAGACCATCTATTACGGAACAGGGGAAAATTGTGATTACAGGGCTCTGGATGTCCATCTTGAGGAGGGCTTTCCGGCCTTTACTGCAGTTTTTGGCCAGAAGAAGGTTCCTATACGGCTGGCGGTTATGGGAAGCCATAACGTGTTAAATGCCATGGTGTCTCTTGCAGTAGCTTCTGAATGCGGCATTCCTATGGAAGAAGCTTCAAAATGCCTTCAGGAATTCACCGGCTTTAAAAACCGTCAGCAAATCTATCATGTGGCAGGTATGACCATCATAGATGATACATATAACGCCAGCCCGGTTTCTATGAAAGCAGGTCTGGAGGTTTTAGGCTCTATAACAAAGGCGGAACGAAGGATCGCAGTATTGGCTGATATGAAGGAACTGGGAGAAAAATCCCCAGAATACCATTATGAAATCGGGGAATACATTGCAGAACATCCGGTATATGAGGTAGTGACTTTAGGAGAATTGGCAGGGGAGATCGCCAGAGCGGTGAAGGAACACGCTCCTCATATTACGGTTAAAGAATTTATGGAACCGGAGCTGCTGGTATCTTATTTAAATAAGGAGTTAAAGGAAGGGGACTGCGTGCTGTTTAAGGGCTCCAACAGCATGAATCTGGGCCCTGTAGCAGAAAAATTTTACCGGCCTTGACAGCCTTCAAAAGCTCATGCCTCATAAGGCGTACCTTTAAGCCCAAAGAACATGGGCAGAAAAAAGGAAACACTCTTCGAGTATACCTTTATGCCCAAAGAACATGGGCAGAAAAGATGAAACATCCTGCGGGTATGCCTTTATGCCCAAAGATCATGGGCAGAAAAGATGAAACATCCTGCGGGTATACTTTTATGCCCACAAAGCGTGGACAGAAAAGAGGAAAACAATGACTGAACGATATGCCCGGATTATTATTGATATTTCCCATGAAAAAGTTGACAGAACCTTTGATTATAGGATCCCGGCCGGTCTACTTGATGAAGTGGCTGTGGGGTCCCTGGTTTTGATTCCTTTTGGAAAAGGGAATTCCATGCGGAAAGGGTATGTGGTCGGCATTGCCGCCCATGCGGATTATGATCCGGATAAAATTAAGGAAATAGCAGGGATCGTTACTGATGGTGTATCAGCGGAATCTCTGCTCATTTCTCTGGCATGGTGGCTGAAAGAACGGTATGGCTCCACCATGAACCAGGCATTAAAAACGGTACTTCCGGTAAAGCAAAAGGTAAAGCCAAAGGAAAAAAAGGTACTTAAAAGCCTGTTGGATCATTCTCAGCTTATCAATGCTTTAGAGGAAGCGGAAAAAAAGAAATATAAGGCCAGAGCTCGCCTTTTTCAGGCGCTTATGGAAAATCCCGTCATCCCATACGAAATTGCAACCAACCAAATGAACCTTTCTGCAGCCACCTTAAAGCCGGTGATAGAAAAAGGATACGTAAGCCTTGATTGTGAAGAGGTTTACAGAAATCCTGTTAAAACAGAGGCAAAAGAAAGAAATAAGGTGGTTTTAAATGGGGAACAGCAGACCATTGTAGACAGCTTTTGCCTGGATTATTCCCAATCGATAAGAAAGACCTATGTGATCCACGGCATTACTGGAAGCGGAAAAACGGAAGTTTACATGGAACTGATCCAAAGGGTCATAGAGGATGGAAAGCAAGTGATCGTTCTCATTCCGGAGATTGCCTTAACCTACCAAACCGTTCTGCGTTTCTACGGAAGATTTGGGAACCGGGTATCCATCATCAATTCAAGATTGTCGGCAGGTGAACGGTATGACCAGTTTGAACGGGCAAGAAACGGAGATATTGATATTATGATCGGTCCCCGTTCGGCCCTGTTTACGCCCTTTTCCCGTCTCGGGCTGATTCTGATAGACGAAGAGCATGAGGGGGCTTATAAAAGTGAAGTATCCCCTAGATACCATGCCAGAGAGGTGGCTGAGAAAAGGGCCTCCATGCAGGGGGCATCTTTGGTGTTAGGCTCGGCGACTCCATCCCTGGAAGCTTATTCAAAAGCCCTTCAGGGGGAATACCGGCTTTTTCGACTGACGGAACGGGCAAAAAAGAACAGCCGACTGGCGGCAGTATCTGTGGTAGATTTAAGGCAGGAGCTAAAAGAAGGCAATAAATCCATTTTCAGCAGGAATTTACAGGCATTGATCGAGGACCGGCTGAAGAAAAGAGAGCAGGCCATGCTGTTTATCAACAGGCGAGGTTATGCAAATTTTGTTTCCTGCCGTTCCTGCGGCGAAGCCATTCGCTGCCCACACTGTGACGTGACTCTGACACTTCATAATAACAGCCGACTTGTTTGCCATTATTGTGGTTATTCCATATCCATGCCAGACCGCTGTCCTGCATGCAGTTCTCCTTACATTGCCAATTTCGGCGTGGGGACCCAGAAGATAGAGCAGATGACAAAAAAGATGTTTCCAGCTGCCAGAGTCCTGCGAATGGATCTTGACACCACCTCCAAAAAGGGTGGACACGAGGAGATACTCACCGCTTTTTCTGAAGGAGAGGCTGACATCCTTATAGGCACTCAGATGATCGTAAAGGGGCATGATTTCCCCAATGTGACCCTGGTTGGAGTGCTGGCGGCAGATCTGTCCTTGAATACCCCGGACTACCGTTCTGCTGAACGGACCTTCCAGCTCTTAACCCAAGCGGCAGGAAGGGCCGGACGGGATTCTCGAAACGGTGACGTGGTCATTCAGACCTATAGTCCGGAGCATTACAGCATTGTGACTGCCGCAAATCAGGATTATGAGGCGTTTTACCAACAGGAAATGGCATATCGGCGCCTGATGAAATACCCACCGGCAAGCGGCCTTTTAACCGTTCAGTTTTCCTCCAGAAAGGAAGACTGCTTAAAAGAAGCAGCGGCTTTGGCAGCCGGGTTTGTTGCCCCCCTTGCGGAACAGGAAGCGGTACAGGTCATCGGCCCGGTAGATGCGAGCGTTTACAAAATTAATGATATCTATAGAAAAATTTTATACTTGAAACAGGAAAACTATGATATACTAATAAAAATCAGGGATCATATCGATGTTTTTTCAGAAAACCATTGGCAGTTGTTTGATCAGGTAATGATTCAATATGATTTTTCATAAATGAGAGGATAAAAGAAGATGGCAATTAGAAAGATTAGAACCATTGGAGATGAAATTTTAAGAAAGCACTGCAAACCTGTAAAAGAGATCACACCAAGGATTTCCGAGCTGATCGTAGATATGTTTGAAACTATGTATGAATCAAATGGAGTTGGCCTTGCAGCTTCCCAGGTGGGAATTTTAAAGCAGATCGTAGTTATAGATGTAGATGACGGCAACCAGTATGTGCTTATTAATCCGGACATCGTGGAGACCAGGGGAAGTCAGACCGGGCCGGAAGGCTGCCTTAGCGTTCCAGGAAAATCCGGAACGGTTACCAGGCCCGATTATGTAAGGGTAAAGGCTTTTGATGCTTCCATGGAGCCGTTTGAACTGGAAGGGGAAGGATTTTTAGCTCGTGCAATCTGTCATGAATGCGACCATTTAAACGGCGATTTATACGTAGACAAAGTGGAAGGCGAGCTGGAGGATGTCTCCCTTGATGAGGATGAAGAAGGAGAGGTTGAAGAATAATTATGCGTATCATATTTATGGGAACACCTGATTTTTCCGTTCCCGCTCTTGAGGCTTTAAAAGAGGCCGGGCATGAGATCCTTGCGGTAGTTACCCAGCCGGATAAACCAAAGGGAAGAGGGAAGGAAGTCCAGATGACTCCGGTAAAGGAGAAGGCAATGGAATACCAACTTCCTGTTTACCAGCCGGTTAAAGCCAGGGATCCGGAATTTGTAAAAATTCTTTCAGACATGGCACCGGAGCTGATCATAGTGGTTGCTTTCGGACAGCTTCTGCCAAAGTCCATACTGGATATTCCCAAATACGGTTGTGTGAATATCCATGCTTCTCTGCTTCCTAAGTACCGCGGCGCATCTCCCTTACAGTATGCGGTCATTAACGGGGAAAAGGAAAGCGGTGTCACGACCATGATGATGGCGGAGTCTCTGGATACCGGAGATATGCTGGATCAGGAAGCCATTTCTTTGGATGAAAAAGAAACCTTTGGCAGCCTTCATGATAAACTGAGCAGGCTTGGAGGCAGGCTTATTTTAAAAACCATAAACAAACTGGAAGATGGAACTGCCATCCGTATTCCCCAGGATGATTCTAAGACCTGCTATGTAGGCATGATAAAAAAGTCTATGGGAGACATTGACTGGTCCATGGATGCAGTATCCATTGAGCGCCTGATTCGTGGATTAAACCCATGGCCCAGCGCCTATACAGTCTGGAATGGAAAAGTGATGAAACTATGGGAAGCAGAAGCAGTGGATAAGGAGTATGAAGGGGCTTATGGCCAGGTGGCAGAGGTTAGCCGGGATACGCTGGTCATAAAAACCGGAAAAGGCGGCTTATCCATCCGCAAACTTCAGCTGCAAGGGAAAAAGTGCATGGATATTGACGCGTTTCTCCGCGGATATCCCATTGCAAAAGGCACCGTTTTGGAGCGCCTTGCGGACATACCTAAAAGCCAGGAAAGCGCGGGCAAGAAAGAAGAAAGGGGAGTCTGATTATGTATTATGGCGGAATGATGGGATATTATTGGGATCCAACCTGGATCCTGGTCATCATCGGAGCAGTTCTGTCCATGGTGGCATCTGCAAGAGTGAACAGCACATTTAATAAATATTCAAAAGTAAGAAGCATGTCCGGAATGACAGGGGCTGAAGCAGCAAAGCGCCTTTTAAATTCCCAGGGCATTTATGATGTTCAGGTAAGGTCTGTAGGCGGGCAGCTTACGGATCATTATGATCCAAGAACCAAAACTGTTAACCTGTCTGACTCTGTTTATGGTTCCACATCAGTGGCAGCAATCGGTGTCGCAGCGCACGAATGCGGACATGTAATGCAGGACAGCACAGGCTATATTCCTCTGAAACTTCGGGCAGCCATTGTGCCGGCGGCCAATATTGGCTCCAAGGCAGCACTGCCTCTCATTATTCTTGGTGTTATAATAGGGGGAATCGGTTCTCCCTTAGTTAATATCGGCCTGATCCTGTTTTCTCTGGCGGTGATTTTCCAGCTGATCACCCTTCCTGTGGAATTCAATGCTTCCAGCCGGGCGGTTACACTTTTGGGCCAGGTGGGGATTTTAGGTGACCAGGAATTAGGTTATACCAGAAAAGTGCTGGGTGCGGCAGCCCTTACCTATGTGGCGGCGCTTGCTGCAACCGTGCTTCAGCTTCTAAGGCTGGTTATCTTGTTTGGAGGAAGAAGGAATGATGACTAAAGAGACAGACAGCAGGGAAATCTCACTGGATATCCTGTTAGAGATTATGGAGCGGGGAGGCTACAGCCATATCATCCTGCGTCAGGCTCTAAATAAGTATCAATATCTGGATAAATCGGAACGGGCCTTCATTTCCAGAATCGTAGAGGGGTCTGTAGAATACCTGCTTCAGATCGATTATATCATTGATTCCTTTTCTAATACAAAAGTTTCAAAGATGAAACCGGTAATACGCACTATTTTGCGCATGTCGGTCTATCAGCTTCTTTATATGGACCGTGTTCCCGATTCCGCTGTATGCAACGAAGCGGTGAAACTTGCCGTGAAACGGAAATTTACAGGATTAAAGGGATTTGTTAATGGAGTGCTGAGGAATATTACCAGAAATAAAGAGGGATTGGGCTGGCCCGATGATTCTGTCCGTTATTCTATGCCGGCATGGATCGTATCCATGTGGGAGGAGACCTATGGCAGGGAAACAGCAGTCACCATAATGGAATCCTTTTTAAAAAATAAAAAAACCACGGTCCGCTGCAATTTTGCAAAGGCTTCAAAAGAAGAAATCCTTCAGAGTCTTAAAAAGCAGGGGGCAGAAGTAAGTGAGTCCGGAATCTCAGAAGCAGTGCTTTGCATTGAAAAATATGATTACCTGGAAGGCCTGGAGGCATTCCAAAAGGGATATATCCAGGTTCAGGATTTAAGTTCCAGCTTTGTAGGTGAAATTGCTGACCCTAAAAAGGGAGATTACGTCATTGATGTCTGCGGCGCGCCGGGAGGAAAGAGCATTCATATAGCAGATAAGCTTGACGGGACTGGTATGGTGGAGGTCCGGGACTTAAGTCTATTAAAGATAAATATGGTCGAAGAAAATATGAAACGATGCGGATTTTTAAATATCCGCACAAAAGTCCAGGATGCACTTGTTGCTGACCCGGATTCCGTGGAAAAGGCGGATATCGTCATTGCCGATCTGCCTTGTTCCGGACTTGGAATCATTGGACGAAAGCCGGACATCAAATACCGCATGACGCCGGAAGCCCTGGAATCTTTGGCCGCGCTCCAGCAAAATATCCTGTCGGTTGTCCAGGCATATGTAAAACCGGGCGGACGTCTGATTTTCAGTACATGTACCATAAACAGAAAAGAAAATGAAGAAAATGCCCGGTGGTTTCTTGAGCATTTTCCTTTTGACTGCATAAGTCTCGAGGGAAAACTTGGAGAAGGGCTGGATTCAGCCGCCGCAAACCGGGAGTTTATACAGCTTTTGCCGGGAATCCATCCCTGTGACGGATTTTTTATTGCGGAATTTCAAAAAAGGTAGGCATACCTTTATACCCAAGGAGCATGGGCAGAATAGAGGAAATGGATAATGGATAAAATAGATATAAAATCTCTGGATATGGAGCACCTGACATCCTATATGGTATCCATTGGAGAAAAGCCCTTCCGTGCAAAACAGCTTTATGAATGGATGCACCAGAAGCTGGCTCCTGATTTTAATGAAATGACAAATCTTCCTAACTCACTGAAGGATAAGCTTGTGCATCTGACAGAGTTTACCTGTCTTTCAGTTGTTGAGGAAAAGATTTCAAAAATAGATGAAACAAGAAAATACTTATTTGCTCTTTCCGATGGAAATGTGATTGAAAGCGTTTTGATGAAATACAAGCATGGGAATTCTGTCTGCATTTCATCCCAGGTAGGCTGCCGCATGGGCTGTCGGTTCTGTGCTTCCACACTTGACGGATTGGAAAGAAATTTAACCCCTTCTGAAATGCTTGATCAGATATACCGGATCCAAAGAATTACCGGGGAACGGGTTTCCAATGTGGTTGTCATGGGTTCCGGGGAACCTTTAGACAATTATGACAATCTGGTTCAATTCATTCGCCTTCTTACGGATGAAAACGGACTGAATATCAGCCAGCGCAACATAACGGTATCCACCTGCGGCATAGTACCTGGAATTCTTCGGTTGGCGGAAGAGGATCTGCAGATTACCCTGGCATTGTCTCTTCATGCACCAAACGATGAAGTAAGAAAAACCCTGATGCCCGTTGCCAATCGTTTCCCTCTAAAGGATGTACTGGATGCCTGCCAGACGTATTTTGATAAAACCGGTAGAAGACTTACCTTTGAATA encodes the following:
- the rlmN gene encoding 23S rRNA (adenine(2503)-C(2))-methyltransferase RlmN, translating into MDKIDIKSLDMEHLTSYMVSIGEKPFRAKQLYEWMHQKLAPDFNEMTNLPNSLKDKLVHLTEFTCLSVVEEKISKIDETRKYLFALSDGNVIESVLMKYKHGNSVCISSQVGCRMGCRFCASTLDGLERNLTPSEMLDQIYRIQRITGERVSNVVVMGSGEPLDNYDNLVQFIRLLTDENGLNISQRNITVSTCGIVPGILRLAEEDLQITLALSLHAPNDEVRKTLMPVANRFPLKDVLDACQTYFDKTGRRLTFEYSLVSGVNDNLKEASSLTALLKGQHGHVNLIPVNPIKERNYVQSDRKAIEAFKNLLEKNGINVTIRREMGRDINGACGQLRKSFLSQELTTPQ
- the def gene encoding peptide deformylase, translated to MAIRKIRTIGDEILRKHCKPVKEITPRISELIVDMFETMYESNGVGLAASQVGILKQIVVIDVDDGNQYVLINPDIVETRGSQTGPEGCLSVPGKSGTVTRPDYVRVKAFDASMEPFELEGEGFLARAICHECDHLNGDLYVDKVEGELEDVSLDEDEEGEVEE
- a CDS encoding zinc metallopeptidase, yielding MYYGGMMGYYWDPTWILVIIGAVLSMVASARVNSTFNKYSKVRSMSGMTGAEAAKRLLNSQGIYDVQVRSVGGQLTDHYDPRTKTVNLSDSVYGSTSVAAIGVAAHECGHVMQDSTGYIPLKLRAAIVPAANIGSKAALPLIILGVIIGGIGSPLVNIGLILFSLAVIFQLITLPVEFNASSRAVTLLGQVGILGDQELGYTRKVLGAAALTYVAALAATVLQLLRLVILFGGRRNDD
- the priA gene encoding replication restart helicase PriA yields the protein MTERYARIIIDISHEKVDRTFDYRIPAGLLDEVAVGSLVLIPFGKGNSMRKGYVVGIAAHADYDPDKIKEIAGIVTDGVSAESLLISLAWWLKERYGSTMNQALKTVLPVKQKVKPKEKKVLKSLLDHSQLINALEEAEKKKYKARARLFQALMENPVIPYEIATNQMNLSAATLKPVIEKGYVSLDCEEVYRNPVKTEAKERNKVVLNGEQQTIVDSFCLDYSQSIRKTYVIHGITGSGKTEVYMELIQRVIEDGKQVIVLIPEIALTYQTVLRFYGRFGNRVSIINSRLSAGERYDQFERARNGDIDIMIGPRSALFTPFSRLGLILIDEEHEGAYKSEVSPRYHAREVAEKRASMQGASLVLGSATPSLEAYSKALQGEYRLFRLTERAKKNSRLAAVSVVDLRQELKEGNKSIFSRNLQALIEDRLKKREQAMLFINRRGYANFVSCRSCGEAIRCPHCDVTLTLHNNSRLVCHYCGYSISMPDRCPACSSPYIANFGVGTQKIEQMTKKMFPAARVLRMDLDTTSKKGGHEEILTAFSEGEADILIGTQMIVKGHDFPNVTLVGVLAADLSLNTPDYRSAERTFQLLTQAAGRAGRDSRNGDVVIQTYSPEHYSIVTAANQDYEAFYQQEMAYRRLMKYPPASGLLTVQFSSRKEDCLKEAAALAAGFVAPLAEQEAVQVIGPVDASVYKINDIYRKILYLKQENYDILIKIRDHIDVFSENHWQLFDQVMIQYDFS
- the fmt gene encoding methionyl-tRNA formyltransferase, with the protein product MRIIFMGTPDFSVPALEALKEAGHEILAVVTQPDKPKGRGKEVQMTPVKEKAMEYQLPVYQPVKARDPEFVKILSDMAPELIIVVAFGQLLPKSILDIPKYGCVNIHASLLPKYRGASPLQYAVINGEKESGVTTMMMAESLDTGDMLDQEAISLDEKETFGSLHDKLSRLGGRLILKTINKLEDGTAIRIPQDDSKTCYVGMIKKSMGDIDWSMDAVSIERLIRGLNPWPSAYTVWNGKVMKLWEAEAVDKEYEGAYGQVAEVSRDTLVIKTGKGGLSIRKLQLQGKKCMDIDAFLRGYPIAKGTVLERLADIPKSQESAGKKEERGV
- a CDS encoding UDP-N-acetylmuramoyl-tripeptide--D-alanyl-D-alanine ligase, whose translation is MINMTIKEILSATGGKLLCGNENTVLEHISIDSRSMRGNDLFVPIIGEKQDAHRFIGQAFDNGATATLTSEHDAMDLAKPWIRVEDTKKALQAIGSYYRDRLTLPLVGITGSVGKTTTREMVACALSARYSVYKTPGNHNSQVGVPITLSEISAGDEIGVIELGMSEPGELTVIARIAKIQMAVITNIGVTHIEQLGSQENIYREKMTIQDGLMDGGILFLNGDDPLLKTTKAKEGCKTIYYGTGENCDYRALDVHLEEGFPAFTAVFGQKKVPIRLAVMGSHNVLNAMVSLAVASECGIPMEEASKCLQEFTGFKNRQQIYHVAGMTIIDDTYNASPVSMKAGLEVLGSITKAERRIAVLADMKELGEKSPEYHYEIGEYIAEHPVYEVVTLGELAGEIARAVKEHAPHITVKEFMEPELLVSYLNKELKEGDCVLFKGSNSMNLGPVAEKFYRP
- the rsmB gene encoding 16S rRNA (cytosine(967)-C(5))-methyltransferase RsmB, with translation MMTKETDSREISLDILLEIMERGGYSHIILRQALNKYQYLDKSERAFISRIVEGSVEYLLQIDYIIDSFSNTKVSKMKPVIRTILRMSVYQLLYMDRVPDSAVCNEAVKLAVKRKFTGLKGFVNGVLRNITRNKEGLGWPDDSVRYSMPAWIVSMWEETYGRETAVTIMESFLKNKKTTVRCNFAKASKEEILQSLKKQGAEVSESGISEAVLCIEKYDYLEGLEAFQKGYIQVQDLSSSFVGEIADPKKGDYVIDVCGAPGGKSIHIADKLDGTGMVEVRDLSLLKINMVEENMKRCGFLNIRTKVQDALVADPDSVEKADIVIADLPCSGLGIIGRKPDIKYRMTPEALESLAALQQNILSVVQAYVKPGGRLIFSTCTINRKENEENARWFLEHFPFDCISLEGKLGEGLDSAAANREFIQLLPGIHPCDGFFIAEFQKR